A genomic window from Nicotiana sylvestris chromosome 11, ASM39365v2, whole genome shotgun sequence includes:
- the LOC138881406 gene encoding secreted RxLR effector protein 161-like, with product MEDSKEIDTPIATTTKLDVDEPSSSVNQKLYRKIIGSLLYLTASRPDIVFSVGLCARFQANPKESHVNAVKRILRYVKSTIDLCLWYPKSSNFNLVGYVDTDYAGFLVDRKSTSALKESKRNAAAKGKKKVSDPVEVVEIKEMDPVLHDEEKAEEVEVVTQKAKKIKTSKKKSPSKTKSIEPSNFAKRTKFAMKS from the exons atggaagattccaaagaaattgacactcctatagcaacaaccacaaaattggatgtagatgaacctagttcatctGTTAATCAAAAGTTGTACAGGAAAATAATTGGCTCTTTGTTATATCTcactgctagcagacctgacattgttttcagtgtaggtCTTTGTGCTAGATTTCAAgcaaatccaaaggagtctcacGTGAATGCTGTCAAGAGGATCTTGAGATACGTAAAAAGCACCATTGACCTTTGTCTATGGTATCCAAAAAGTAGTAATTTCAACTTAGTGGGATATGTTGAtactgattatgcaggttttcttGTGGATAGAAAGAGCACTTCAG CCttaaaagaaagtaaaagaaatGCTGCTGCAAAGGGAAAGAAGAAAGTGAGTGATCCTGTTGAGGTAGTTGAAATTAAGGAGATGGACCCGGTCCTTCATGATGAAGAGAAGGCAGAAGAGGTGGAGGTTGTGACTCAAAAGGCAAAGAAAATAAAGACTTCCAAAAAGAAGTCTCCTTCGAAGACAAAGTCTATAGAGCCTTCTAACTTTGCAAAAAGAACCAAGTTTGCCATGAAGTCTTGA
- the LOC104220177 gene encoding protein SPIRAL1-like 1 — MGRGVSSGGGQSSLGYLFGSGEAPKSTPTNPQAVQSEAQPINKEPSPKPVAAAPPADATKQIPAGIQSIRADGQNTGNFITDRPSTKIHAAPGGGSSLGYLFGGGSS, encoded by the exons ATGGGTCGTGGAGTCAGCAGTGGAGGAGGTCAGAGCTCATTAGGATACTTGTTTGGGAGTGGTGAGGCTCCAAAATCAACCCCAACAAATCCCCAGGCTGTTCAAAGTGAAGCTCAGCCAATAAATAAAGAACCATCTCCAAAGCCTGTTGCTGCTGCTCCTCCTGCTGATGCTACTAAGCAGATTCCCGCAGGTATTCAGAGTATCAGGGCAGATGGTCAAAATACGGGCAACTTTATCACG GACCGACCATCTACCAAAATCCATGCTGCCCCTGGTGGTGGATCTTCTCTGGGATATCTCTTTGGTGGTGGCAGCAGCTGA
- the LOC104220178 gene encoding probable 6-phosphogluconolactonase 2: MALSGAKEDAREVRIYEYLDELSADLADYISELSEASVKERGVFAIALSGGSLISLMRKLCEAPYSKTVDWAKWYIFWVDERVVGKNHVDSNYKLAKDGFLSKVPIVPSHVHSINDTVSAEKAAEDYEFVIRQLVRTRVISVSDISDCPKFDLILLGMGPDGHIASLFPDHYILDEKAEWVTFITDSPEPPPERITFTLPVINSASNVVVVVTGSSKAEAAHLAIDDVGPECPLSSPAKMIQPTKGKLVWYLDKAAASKLEGTKYSE, translated from the exons ATGGCTCTTTCTGGAGCTAAAGAAGATGCAAGAGAGGTGAGGATTTATGAGTATTTGGATGAACTAAGTGCTGATCTGGCAGACTATATTTCAGAACTATCAGAAGCTTCTGTGAAAGAGAGGGGAGTATTTGCCATTGCGTTATCCGGTGGATCTCTCATCAGCTTAATGAG AAAACTATGTGAAGCCCCTTATAGCAAAACGGTTGATTGGGCCAAGTGGTATATATTTTGGGTGGACGAACGTGTCGTGGGAAAGAATCATGTTGATAGTAATTACAAGCTAGCCAAGGATGGTTTTTTATCCAAG GTCCCTATTGTTCCAAGCCATGTACATTCTATTAACGACACAGTGTCAGCTGAGAAAGCTGCTGAAGACTATGAGTTTGTCATAAGACAGCTTGTGAGGACTCGTGTAATCAGCGTTTCTGACATTAGCGACTGCCCCAAGTTTGACCTTATCCTTCTTGGGATGGGCCCTGACGGCCACATTGCATCTCTATTCCCTGATCATTACATACTTGATGAGAAAGCAGAATGGGTGACTTTTATAACGGACTCACCCGAGCCCCCTCCGGAGAGGATTACTTTCACTTTGCCTGTCATTAACTCTGCCTCCAATGTGGTTGTGGTTGTTACTGGAAGCAGCAAAGCAGAAGCTGCACATTTGGCAATTGATGATGTCGGGCCTGAGTGTCCGTTGTCATCGCCCGCAAAGATGATCCAGCCAACTAAAGGGAAATTAGTGTGGTATCTGGATAAGGCAGCTGCCTCAAAACTAGAAGGCACAAAATATTCAGAGTAG
- the LOC104220179 gene encoding uncharacterized protein, with protein sequence MNQAVQKNTLYVGGLAEEVNEGILHAAFIPFGDIKDVKTPLDMATQKHRSFGFVTFLEREDASAAMDNMDGAELYGRVLTVNYALPEKIKGGEQGWAAQPIWADADTWFDRQQQEEEMKRLQEEQRAAMQAAEELHRKKMAEERDGEKDEETNKQDDPMAMAEAEVLKQNASS encoded by the exons ATGAACCAGGCAGTGCAGAAGAACACTCTGTATGTCG GTGGATTGGCAGAGGAGGTAAACGAGGGAATACTGCACGCAGCATTCATACCCTTTGGAGATATTAAGGATGTGAAGACTCCATTGGATATGGCTACCCAAAAGCACCGTTCTTTCGGCTTTGTAACCTTCCTTGAGAGAGAGGATGCATCCGCcgccatggataatatggatggCGCTGAGCTTTATGGTCGTGTCCTTACTGTAAACTATGCTCTCCCTGAGAAAATCAAGGGTGGTGAACAGGGTTGGGCCGCTCAGCCTA TTTGGGCGGATGCTGACACATGGTTCGATAGACAACAGCAAGAAGAGGAAATGAAGCGCCTTCAGGAAGAGCAGAGGGCTGCAATGCAGGCTGCAGAGGAATTACATAGGAAAAAGATGGCCGAAGAGAGGGATggggagaaggatgaagaaacaAATAAGCAAGACGACCCTATGGCAATGGCTGAAGCCGAGGTTTTAAAACAAAATGCTAGTTCTTAG